The nucleotide sequence AGAAATCTATTCAAATTTAGATTAGTTGTTTCCTCTGACTAAATGAAGATCATGTTTGATTTTCACAATTTTAGCTATTATCGTTGTTGAAATGTTGACCTGCAAGAAGCTAAGTCCATGCAATAACTTGAAAACACTTTAATGAAATCTTACAACATTCAGAGATTTTGTTTCCTGTAACTTGTTTTATGACATCTGTCTTACTTATAGTGTATATTTAGTTCTAGTCATATATTATTTCCTTCTCATTTTATGTTTATAcaatcaattatttatttatttttcagaactTTGGAATATTTAATGAGACATTTAGCAAAAGTTTCCACAAATGGTAGTGATACTGGCATGCATTCCAAAAATTTAGCCATAGTATGGGCACCTAATCTTCTCAGgtaattgtttgtttaatttgatCAATTAGTTGCTACTTGCCTACTGTCCAGTAGAAATTATATATTCAGTCATATTAATTTCTACCAACAGATATAGATTAcaaacaataagttttaaaggtataggaagatgtggtatgagtgccaatgagacaactctccatccaagtaacaatttataaaagtaaaccaacataggtcaaggtatggccctcaacacggagccttggctgacACCAAACAGCACGATATATaggtcccaaaaattactagtataacaccattcaaatgggaaaaccaacgtttATTTAATggatggctattatttattttgaatttattgaaccataaaattaatttttgactcttcacattgaataatccgcaaagcggattatgtaaaatgtgaagagtcaaaaattcattttatggttcaataaattaaaaataaattattgccattcattataaataaatttctatcaaaaataaagctcaaggaactttttatattatttatattaccaATAACAACGCACatacatgttggcgtatgaatacacaacgtcagagtgggagTGTCGCCATAAAatttgacaacattgaaaatataactgataattttaaccaatcagaagacagttaatacaccaaatttatttatattgtaataaCTAAAATAGCAGAAAGTCATGAAATACTGTCTGATTGGAACTGATTTATATGTACATAGAATgaaaccacaaattaaaaaaaaacatgaacgtTTGAATCCTTGAATTCAAGCATTTTTATGGTAaatcttgaaaaaataaaaagtaaaataacattttgttttatgccAAGGTTGATTTTGTGTCATTTAATTAAACAGGTCTAAAGAACTGGAATCCGGTGGAGGGGCAGCAGCTTTACAAGGTGTGGGGATCCAGGCTGTGGTTACAGAATGTCTCATTGTTTATGCTGATCTCATATTTAGTGACAAATTACCATCTTATAGTTCTCCAGAGTTTACACGTAAATATCTCTTAATTTAATGAGTTACGATAAATTTCAACATAATGATACACATAAGGTCTGTATCCAATAGAACACAAACTGTAGTGTTATATGCTAAAAGTCTACtatctttttatatatcatgtttaagttttaaacttcaaattttcatgcttttttatttttgagaatgATGACCTTtactatgaaatttaaaaaaaaaattgatgaattgattttgaaaattctataaATATAGGGGAAGAAAAAATGTATACACATTATAAGATGTTTGAATTAATCAAACttgcaaaagaaagaaattagaatatttatttgacaaaaaaacaacccaagaaaacagaaaacacatcGATTAACAATTAAAATAGTATTAGATAGGTAGATATACATATTCagtcaaaaatatgtttttctttcagaGTCTCGAAAAAAACCTAGACCAAAGTCATTAGCCATTTCTACACCAACAAAACTTATTACGTTAGAGGAAGCAAGGGAGAGAGCACTGTCTGCAAGTCTTCGTCCTGCACCACACAAGTATATAAATGTAGGCGGTGGTCCAGACAAACTTCCTTCCAAATATCACACAGTTATAGACCTTCCTGGATACAAGTAAGACTAACTTTTGATTGTTGTTTATTTACTTAATGTCCAATGGCAATAATTTCATTGCATGTTAAGTAGATATAACAGATTATTGTGCAGGCAAACCCTTATGTTTAGATGTTAATACACCTAAGAGATCAGACTTGTAGAACAAAAAACATTTCTAAGGAACAAGATGTAATAATGACCTTTTCTCACATTTTGAATGCTATTAAATATGAGCTAATATTGATTTATAGTGAACATAAATAAAGGTAGACCTGAAATATACAGTACGACAACAAAATCTGTAATATACAGTACGACAACAAAATCTGAAATATACAGTACAACAACAAAATCTGAAATTTACAGTATGACAACAAAATCTGAAATTTACAGTACGAaaacaaaatctgaaatttacattacaacaaaaaaatctgaaatatacATTATGACAACAATCAAACCAAAATATaattgtgtctttctatgttgtgatgttacattattattcagataaggtttggtaccattaaaaaatttaaacccactgcaattgtttgcatctgtcctaagtcatgattctgatgtttagtagttgttgtttgttgatgtggttcattagtgtttctcgctttttatatatgtcgtgtacatgtttttattttgtacatgttattacttgtacaaacattttgtacaagtaattacttgtatgatgccatcatacaagttacatcattacactagtaatttttggggccctttatagcttgctgttctgtgtcagccaagtctccgtgttgaagaccgtactttgacctataatggtttacttttataaattgtgacttggatggagagttgtctcattggctctcataccacatcttcctatatctataaatctttaaaatgcgATTTAGAGAAGATGTTTGTAGGGTCACTAATGGGACTGCATACATCAAAGCCATAACTTCTTTTGGTATGAAATGTAATAATGGCATCACAGGGAATGTGTTCTATGCAATAATGTCACTGATTTAAACTGAAAagattttgcaaaaaaaaaagaaattaattaattTGACATATATTTGAGTGTCATTTATGTTTCAGGAAAAGAATGCCTCTGAGAGACAATACTACTTCAAACTTGAAGGGTAAAAAGTCCCCAGGGAGTTGGCGGTCCATTTTTACACGATCATCAGGGAGAGGAAGCATCAAACTAAAAGGAGGTAAAGGTAATACCGCTGCCTGCTTGACAATACATAGACTTTACAGAAGTGGAATCAGATCGTTTACAATTCTTTGGTACATGACAAGGAATTGTAAAATGGAATcgttttcttaaaatttgatatcagataaaaaatacaaatgaacaaCCTATTTTCTAAttcctaaaaatgaaaaatatgatttatataatttataattcattTGCTTATCACTTTGAAAGTTGAATTAGGGTCCAAGGTCAACATAAAATACTGCCTACTTGTTAAGCAAAAATTGAAACTTCATTTGGtttattgtttgtataaaaatattttaaatattacactTCAAACATGGATAAAGATGCCGGGGCCAGTAGAGGTTGTCATCATTTACAATATTATCATATAAAACAGAGAAATGTTGTCAGAGTTTATATTTGATgtgtaattaaaataaatatttgaaaaaaattatttataaaaataattattcaataattcaagtatagaaaaatattcaacgagtgaatGAATAGCACATTTATTTAAGAATGTACATAGCCCaggagttaattatcagtgtagTTCTGTCAATAGTTGAGTATGTACATAGCCCaagagttaattatcagtgtagTTCTGTCAAGAGTTGAGTATGTACATAGCCCAGGAGTTAATTGTCAGTGTAGTTCTGTCAAGAGTTGAGTATGTACATAGCCCaggagttaattatcagtgtagTTCTGTcaagagttgaatattttttgatattttaacctttggattagttattcttttttatattagatgaTAAAAAGTAGAAAATGACAGGAAATAACTATGTCTTTTCTATGCATCCTCAATTGTTTTGATGAAACATCACTGATGATTTGATAacacctattgttgtatgacCTCTGAGGAGTGAAATTATCAGATTTATTGCACACATGAAATTATTGGCTATTCtagcaaccaatgtaataatggATTAATAACATGgctgaatttacaaaaaaaattaaaccatttaAGTTACATTTTACTGTATAAGTTTTCACATATTTTGTTTAGCATTGATATTTTCGTTCACtgaaataatagataaaatacctgccaatataaataatatttaattattttacatttttagaaGATGTATTAATGGACTTGGAAAGGAAAGCCATCACCGAGGAAGATGTCCATAACTGGAAGCGAAGACGATTACGTGTAGCTAAAAGTGCTGAATCTCTGATTAATCTACCAAACAGAGAACATAGACTCTCACGTCACTTTGATGATTTTCCTAGAATTAATTCTTGTTCAGGTAAACTCGACTATCTGGTTAATGTACACAAtattatttttgttgaaattagaAAATTGATAAATTGGTTGAGTTGGTTAGTTAATTGATTGATTTGGTCAAAATAGAATGTCAGTCAGTGATTTATTAGGCTAAATTAGAAAAGCAGTGAGTGATCTAACTTTAATCGCCCAAAAAATTAAATTCAGAAATGTCGATGGGATTTAAAACCCAAAATAGAACGTTCCTGAGAGATAAACGAGGTCAAAATAGAATGTCAATGTAGAATATTTTTGCCAAATATTTGACCAATAAAAAGGTTGATAATTTGACCAAAAACAGAAAGTCAGTGAGTGATTTTTAAGGCCAAAATAGAATGTTAGGTAATTTTTTGTGGTACTTAGTCTTCTGAGAGTCTGATaataagaaatttaaattaaCATATGATTCTTAAATTTGCAGATGAAGAAATGTCTCCCAGAACTAAACACAAAAGATCTGCTTCCACAGAGTCACCTAGATGTTTAATGAATGATGAATATCCTAGTTTTATAGAACCTGGGTCACGAGAAGTCCCTATTGATGTAGAAATGGTTGATGGTAAGTGTTCTTGTTTATCTTGATTAATAAATGGACAATAAATTAAATCTCAAAGTATATTATTTCATTATCATGAAATATGCCTTATGATTTctcaaataattttttaaattttcaatctcTCACATCTCGTTTTAAAAGGTGTGTTTTCTAGGTTAAGTAGAGTAAAATTTCGATGGTGTCATCATCCCAATGTCACTGACAGTGTATTGTGAAAAAATTCCTTATTAATTTTACCTGAGTAAATTGAACACTTTGTGTTATTCAGACATCAATTTCTATCCGATAGCGATTTGGTTTAAACAAGTTGCAGTGTATCAAATAGTTTCCATTACCAATATATAAGTGTTCCTGTGACTATtcacaaaaaatcatttaaaataagttttttagTCATGAACATTTAAGAAAAATTTACGATCAGTTTTGATCTCAAGATGTATTGTGAAAGAGCCATCGATTGTATCCAAATCTATCTTGAATACCTATTTAAATATGAATAACTCTCTACCAGTTATTCATGAATGCAcacaaaatatgatttttctgaggagaaaaaaatgctgaaaagGCCTTCCTGTCAAGTAAGCACAAGTTTGGCTAGAGAAAATAATTTGATGATGTTAAATGTTGAGTTTATTTCGTCCCTATTATGATGCTTCCTTTGTGGGGAGAAAACATTTGCAACAAAGTACGGTATAAGgggaataaaaaaaagaaaaaaagtgaaaagtaaATAAAGATGCGTGATATTTTTTCCATCTGATTTATATTCCCACAAATGTGTAATACCTATATAACCAGTTACATTTGACTTAATGAACAGAAATACATTGATGAAAGTATTAACTATAAAATGTCTTTTGTATTCCAGATTCCAGTTCATCAATTGATAGTGGTATGGAGGCTAGGAAAGAAAGGAAAACAGAAAGGAAGCAATCCTTTGTACGAGGAGAGGAAAAAAGAAAACCAACTCACCGCAGAACCCCATCAGGATCATCTACACcaagaaaagaaaaagatttaCCACCACCCAAGGAAAAGAAGGTGGTTACAAAACCTATCGCTCAAAGTGAAAAATTACGTAGGAAAAATGAAAGTAATTTTGAAAAGGAAAATCGTGAGAAATTAGTGCAAAAAGTggcaaaaagtttaaaaaatgaagaaacaaaAGTAATTGGTTCACGTAGTCGATTGGAATCAATAGGGGATAAGGATAAAGAAAAGTTTGTCCTTCATGTTGATGATGCAACTGTTTTTAATTCAACTAGTACAAAAAATTTAGACAATAAACAACGTTCTTCTGAGGAAAGGAAACTTCCATTATCTCCTAGTGCTGAAAAACTTAAAGAAACATCTAAAGATAAACATTcgacaaaaagtaaacaaaatgttCAGTCTATAGGAAATCTTCCAGAGAGTCCTGGAGCCAAACGTAAAAATTGGATGAACACTTCACCTGCTACATCGCCTGATGAAGCGCCATCAGGATTTTATTCACCACACAAATCAGATTTTTCTGAACTGCTTTCAGATGATGAGAAATCAAAACTTGCCAAAGAGTCACTGCCAAAGTTTCCCAATCTTCAGGACAATTTAAATGACACAGGACATTCAAGGTCAGATGTGTCTCCTGGTGGTTATGATAATCTAGATTCACCATTTTCTTCATCggattttcaacattttgagtCGAGGACGACATCAACATCCAAATCTGTAGTTTATAAAACACATTCTTATGAGGAGGAAGAGTATGATAATCTTCATCCCCAGCCAACTTCTGTTTCACCACCATTCTCAtctaaaatgtcaaaatgtctcaGTGTTCCTTCAGACATTCAAAAATCTCTAGAAAATTTGACTTCAGGCAGTCAGACTGATTTATTGTCATCAGTGACGATAAGTGAACTCTCAACATCTGTGGAAAGCTTCAGTGTAAGTCAAAGCGATGATGCAGCTAAAGTGCAAAAGAAAGGTCGTAGAAGTGCTTCATTGGACAGTTTAAATGATACCGAATCCCCTTTGACACGAACGCTGAAGGAAATAAATGCTCAGATTGACAAAGCGTTTAAGAATGAATCTGATAAAGGAAAAGGGAAAAAAGAAAGTGTTGAACAGGGGTCAATGAATGACTCATTTGATTTCTCATCAAGTTCTGTCGATACAATTAAACGTCAGTCTAACAGTAGTGATAATCTTGAATCTCATGCCTACACAGATCGACCTGGAGCAGAAATCCAGGTTGTTGAAACACCACAGTTAGTCAGAAAGGCTGTAAGACCTACACATATTGCACAAACTAAACTGGAAACAAATATTGATGGTGACTTATTAATTGAACATACTAAGGAATCGTCAATTGGTATTCATCAAACAAATATAAGGACAGAAACTTCAGAAAAGGTCCACTTTGGCCTGTCTGATGAAGATATGATTAATTTTGAAAGTTACAAAGCTGAAACTGGACATAAAATAGACATGTCTGAAGAGGATTTTGAATTTTTCACCAAACAGGCAAGATCTAATCAATCTTCAAAACGTCACTCAACTGCCTCTAGTTTAGCTAGTCCAATGTCTGATATCAGTCCAAGTGAATATCGTAGGAAGATTGTTAGTCCATTGAGTGAAAGGACGTCACGATGGAAAAATAATGATAGGTCTGATGGTGAACATACAACACCTACAAACAGTCCACCTATAGCTCAGAGATTAATGAATGTTCGTACTCCTTCTCAAGAAAATGTTCAATACAGTCCCCACAGTCCATCAGCAATTCAAAGATTAAATAAGGATGAAGTTTCTCATGGTAGTCCATCCATTTCTCATCGACCAAGCAAAGTACGAACACCATCACAGGAAGAACTTTATCATGGAAGTCCCATTACAAACCGACCAAATAAAATACGCACACCATCTCAAGAGGACTTATCTTACGCAAGTCCAACAGCACACAGACCAAATAAAATCAGAACCCCACAAGACCCCACCAGTCCTCCATCAAGGAGATTTGTTCAAAATCCTATTTACACAGGACCTGCAAACACATCACCAAACCTGCCAAAGAGTCCTCCACCAGCTAAGCTTTTAATAAAAGATCATTTTACTGATCCCCTTACTGATCCCCAAAGACTAGAAACTGCAATTGATGAGACATTATTTCAGAATGGACATTCAGAAAGGAAAGAATCAGCTGAAaggcattttgaaaagttattATTTCAAACAAGTCAGATGGTCGATGGTGAAAATGCTGTTGTTCAAAGTCCAAGGTCACCTAGGCAACAACCAAGATGGGAAGATTTAGCTGGATTGAATCAAGATTTTGTGTCTGTAACGAAAAAAGATGGTCAGTCTCCGAAATCTCAAAAAGTAGCAAGAATACCTCCCCATGCAGGTCATCAGCATAGTATTGAAAGTCCTGATGAAGTGCCATTTGATAAAAAGTTACATGATTTGTCAAATTTTAATGAACAATGGAGAACTCAGTTAGCTCCCACAGGAGATGTTTGTAGGTTAGGTAGCCATGGAGAGAAATtgaatgaaatacaaaatttagaaactaaaattgaaatggAAAGACCTTCTATTCAAAAACTGTcagaaagaataaacaaaaattatGGATTTGAAGGTGAAAGAACACTAAGAAGGTCTTCAACTATAGCAGCAATGGAACGTCTTGAGGAATTCGAACCAAGAGTTCGACAACGAACTCCTGAATGTAGTACTGATCAACAGACTTTGACATTGGAGAAGCCAATGATAAAACGTTGTCAGACTGAATCAAATATACCACAGATTAAACACTCCACTATCGTTACTCAAGACACTTCAAGTAATACATCTTCAAGTGCTAATTCTGAACCGAGTAACATTGAATATGAACCAACTGACTTTGGTAAAGTGCTACGAACTAAGTTTGACAAATCAAAAAGTGCTATAGACAACAAAAATGTTGCTCCATCTGTAACAAGGGGAGTAACTCTTCCACCTTCCTATCCTGTAATGGCAAGTAGTCAGACTTGTCATAAAGGAAGTAAAATGGATGCTCCTATGGAGACTGCAATTGATGGACCGTACTTGAATGACCAGCAGATCATGGCAGAAGTCATGCCCTTTAATTCTGTGATAGATGACATTGATTTTAATG is from Mytilus galloprovincialis chromosome 6, xbMytGall1.hap1.1, whole genome shotgun sequence and encodes:
- the LOC143080850 gene encoding LOW QUALITY PROTEIN: uncharacterized protein LOC143080850 (The sequence of the model RefSeq protein was modified relative to this genomic sequence to represent the inferred CDS: inserted 1 base in 1 codon), with protein sequence MLTMFDVQNIYSTPQMPRKHPCLQPRRMTLIDLRNVRVDEDDEPYRKSSTATIRSEGTGTVYYNKHGGILQLYDSSDNSSLDSHRSSMMKVRRLSSTFDVTSRFPKLQECAHFHYDYVELGKIKVCLCDEEQENYRHNGEDYMERTFLIKVFSNQTSWNVRRTYKNFRLLDRQLHKCIFDRKFSQLVDLSQQEEGSRTYEEMETELSSYLQRFSNIANSMLNCGTILNWFELDNRGNRLLAIDDSGINTPAIAAAHSVKRYTAQAVDEISLEVGDIVSVIDMPATEDTIWWRGKRGFEVGFFPSECVELIGDKVPSSVENRIPLNSRRPLVRKHGKFLSFLRMFFTTRPARNQLKQTGIVKERVFGCDLGEHLLNSGHDVPLVLKSCSEVIEEHGIVDGIYRLSGITSNIQKLRLAFDEDRVPDLRADIYLQDIHSISSLLKMYFRELPNPLLTYQLYDKFAEAVRDEDNKLWKIHDVVQQLPPPHYRTLEYLMRHLAKVSTNGSDTGMHSKNLAIVWAPNLLRSKELESGGGAAALQGVGIQAVVTECLIVYADLIFSDKLPSYSSPEFTQSRKKPRPKSLAISTPTKLITLEEARERALSASLRPAPHKYINVGGGPDKLPSKYHTVIDLPGYKKRMPLRDNTTSNLKGKKSPGSWRSIFTRSSGRGSIKLKGGKEDVLMDLERKAITEEDVHNWKRRRLRVAKSAESLINLPNREHRLSRHFDDFPRINSCSDEEMSPRTKHKRSASTESPRCLMNDEYPSFIEPGSREVPIDVEMVDDSSSSIDSGMEARKERKTERKQSFVRGEEKRKPTHRRTPSGSSTPRKEKDLPPPKEKKVVTKPIAQSEKLRRKNESNFEKENREKLVQKVAKSLKNEETKVIGSRSRLESIGDKDKEKFVLHVDDATVFNSTSTKNLDNKQRSSEERKLPLSPSAEKLKETSKDKHSTKSKQNVQSIGNLPESPGAKRKNWMNTSPATSPDEAPSGFYSPHKSDFSELLSDDEKSKLAKESLPKFPNLQDNLNDTGHSRSDVSPGGYDNLDSPFSSSDFQHFESRTTSTSKSVVYKTHSYEEEEYDNLHPQPTSVSPPFSSKMSKCLSVPSDIQKSLENLTSGSQTDLLSSVTISELSTSVESFSVSQSDDAAKVQKKGRRSASLDSLNDTESPLTRTLKEINAQIDKAFKNESDKGKGKKESVEQGSMNDSFDFSSSSVDTIKRQSNSSDNLESHAYTDRPGAEIQVVETPQLVRKAVRPTHIAQTKLETNIDGDLLIEHTKESSIGIHQTNIRTETSEKVHFGLSDEDMINFESYKAETGHKIDMSEEDFEFFTKQARSNQSSKRHSTASSLASPMSDISPSEYRRKIVSPLSERTSRWKNNDRSDGEHTTPTNSPPIAQRLMNVRTPSQENVQYSPHSPSAIQRLNKDEVSHGSPSISHRPSKVRTPSQEELYHGSPITNRPNKIRTPSQEDLSYASPTAHRPNKIRTPQDPTSPPSRRFVQNPIYTGPANTSPNLPKSPPPAKLLIKDHFTDPLTDPQRLETAIDETLFQNGHSERKESAERHFEKLLFQTSQMVDGENAVVQSPRSPRQQPRWEDLAGLNQDFVSVTKKDGQSPKSQKVARIPPHAGHQHSIESPDEVPFDKKLHDLSNFNEQWRTQLAPTGDVCRLGSHGEKLNEIQNLETKIEMERPSIQKLSERINKNYGFEGERTLRRSSTIAAMERLEEFEPRVRQRTPECSTDQQTLTLEKPMIKRCQTESNIPQIKHSTIVTQDTSSNTSSSANSEPSNIEYEPTDFGKVLRTKFDKSKSAIDNKNVAPSVTRGVTLPPSYPVMASSQTCHKGSKMDAPMETAIDGPYLNDQQIMAEVMPFNSVIDDIDFNESCFGIPTHQNLSNEMREKIQERLKAEREQNSGNIPETFDKMQDPYSNTRSPPQNVHLMEIETHFSDDPYQYPVATVHFLSQGPIIHASPQVIQKLDNSEEAAQNAINADLELSMSLKXESRQFTKPRSRNTASRSGGCVSSVEKSDLPELAPPSPEYIEEYRDVVVKRKLPLQTKTNSPPTAIPKSFSKPPLHKAYSVDYYKTECVVMDSCDEDTSDDVFVDHNKIKSKSDITVTVQHNVKHQDPRELQNMPLTFLSETPSRSSLDESALEMASSRHEDFLPEEEDDQFTQSHQSTKLHSLKEKFENDNANNSSEVTNSNVCFRHENYNSERIKQAKFGFTSQRSYSQTEQYSSDLSDSGSNSFSSRVSGQLWQTPGSRRSISTDLGYEFRPKKIEKVTIGITNFGKPPKHRGSSRGRASSESAMSEAEMTIRFSSARTSPKTVVDGSPKSLRNSPKVLRPDEFSRGNRSPQSQRNVDLSLRFVRQKSEAGSPKSVRHVSFSENSETTHVTVTSPTIAQTETVITSETQNRLSQSITLPINGLENTSLRENTSSRKVERRGSIKELMQFFEEKTGKQEENMQEELLATSQLRHCPRVRSESPNYCQTESRRNETFRHSLEIPSSSSHLEGLVRPHPVRLGPKPFYGAKQ